In Pyxidicoccus trucidator, a single genomic region encodes these proteins:
- a CDS encoding cytochrome c oxidase subunit I produces MSLFSSDHKAVARGYLWGGLGFLLLGGLLALIIRWQWAWPGQPVPGLAWALPESRGALTPPAYTAVFTMHGLIMIFFAVTPLLFGALGHFVLPLAIGARGLAFPRLSVLGFGLYALGGALVLASFVVRLGPASAGWTAYPPLSTPAFTPGLGQTLVTVAVLCAAASAFLYGLNFVVTVVRCRAPGMTWGRLPLTVWGLFFASVLNVLFVPVLAAATSLLLMDRLLGTQFFIAGAAAVGGGGDPVVYQHLFWLFGHPEVYILILPAWGMVGDFVAFFSRKPAHGYRLTAGAMGTVTALSGLVYAHHLFTSGMSPLLGRTFMVLTLLISLPAEVMYLNWLMTLWRGSVRLTAPMLAALGSMGVFGLGGITGLSLGAVATDVPLHGTLWVVGHFHLTMGAASFLAVFAGLYFWFPKMFGRAMHEGLAKAHVVSSAVLFVGVFGGQLAAGYAGQLRRLYDPYQYTYLKHLLPLNQWTSACAFLLGAAQVLFVVNLVWTLRRGRVAGPNPWKVGTLEWTCAPSPPPAGNYDPVPVVLRGPHALSQPEVLEVLGKDWIGQAETLPDAAVDAPALDDTGDGRSLGVGGVATSGGVA; encoded by the coding sequence GTGAGTCTCTTCTCCTCGGACCACAAGGCGGTGGCGCGGGGGTACCTGTGGGGCGGGCTGGGCTTCCTGCTCCTCGGGGGGCTGCTGGCGCTCATCATCCGCTGGCAGTGGGCCTGGCCGGGACAGCCGGTGCCGGGGCTGGCCTGGGCGCTCCCCGAGTCCCGGGGCGCGCTGACTCCGCCCGCGTACACGGCCGTGTTCACCATGCACGGCCTCATCATGATTTTCTTCGCGGTGACGCCGCTGCTCTTCGGCGCGCTGGGGCACTTCGTCCTGCCGCTGGCCATTGGCGCGCGTGGGCTGGCCTTCCCCCGGCTGTCGGTGCTGGGCTTCGGCCTCTACGCGCTGGGCGGAGCGCTGGTGCTGGCCTCGTTCGTCGTGCGGCTCGGCCCGGCGAGCGCGGGGTGGACGGCGTACCCGCCCCTGTCGACACCGGCCTTCACGCCGGGCCTGGGGCAGACGCTGGTGACGGTGGCGGTGCTGTGCGCGGCGGCGTCCGCGTTCCTGTACGGGCTCAACTTCGTCGTCACGGTGGTGCGGTGCCGGGCGCCGGGGATGACGTGGGGCCGGCTGCCGCTGACGGTGTGGGGGCTGTTCTTCGCCTCGGTGCTCAACGTGCTGTTCGTGCCGGTGCTGGCGGCGGCCACGTCGCTGCTGCTGATGGACCGGCTGCTGGGCACGCAGTTCTTCATCGCGGGCGCGGCGGCGGTGGGCGGGGGCGGCGACCCGGTGGTGTACCAGCACCTCTTCTGGCTGTTCGGCCACCCGGAGGTCTACATCCTGATTCTCCCCGCCTGGGGGATGGTGGGGGACTTCGTCGCCTTCTTCAGCCGCAAGCCCGCGCACGGCTACCGGCTGACGGCGGGGGCCATGGGCACGGTGACGGCGTTGAGCGGGCTGGTGTACGCGCACCACCTGTTCACGAGCGGGATGTCGCCGTTGCTCGGGCGCACGTTCATGGTGCTCACGCTGCTCATCTCGCTGCCGGCGGAGGTGATGTACCTCAACTGGCTGATGACGCTGTGGCGCGGCAGCGTGCGGCTGACGGCGCCGATGCTGGCGGCGCTGGGCTCCATGGGGGTGTTCGGCCTGGGCGGGATTACGGGGCTGTCGCTGGGCGCGGTGGCCACGGACGTGCCGCTGCACGGGACGCTGTGGGTGGTGGGCCACTTCCACCTGACGATGGGCGCGGCGAGCTTCCTCGCCGTCTTCGCCGGGCTCTACTTCTGGTTCCCGAAGATGTTCGGGCGGGCGATGCACGAGGGGCTGGCGAAGGCGCACGTGGTGTCGAGCGCGGTGCTGTTCGTCGGCGTGTTCGGCGGGCAGCTCGCGGCGGGCTACGCGGGGCAGCTCCGGCGGCTGTATGACCCGTACCAGTACACGTACCTGAAGCACCTGCTGCCGCTGAACCAGTGGACGTCGGCCTGCGCGTTCCTGCTCGGAGCGGCGCAGGTGCTGTTCGTCGTGAATCTGGTGTGGACGCTGCGCAGGGGCCGGGTGGCGGGGCCGAACCCCTGGAAGGTGGGGACGCTGGAGTGGACGTGCGCGCCGAGCCCGCCGCCGGCAGGGAACTATGACCCCGTGCCCGTGGTGCTGCGCGGGCCGCATGCGCTGTCCCAGCCCGAGGTGCTGGAGGTGCTGGGCAAGGACTGGATTGGACAGGCGGAGACTCTGCCGGACGCCGCGGTGGACGCGCCAGCCCTGGATGACACGGGCGACGGCCGGAGCCTGGGCGTGGGTGGCGTGGCCACGTCGGGAGGTGTGGCGTGA
- a CDS encoding cytochrome c oxidase subunit II — MSEATGSAPPTGAAASPVTSGREADSALLPVDVERPSAATPDTSRGAWTLSLPEDASAHGHRIDTLLAWSHRFELMLVVVALGWMVLAAWRFHQAKRAAPDGGTRRSRAWVLGLALGAFAVVDGTLLLGSEGYLRDVLWNFHVPAADARTVRIEVNAHQWSWEARYAGEDGRFGTPDDVVTWNDLRVPVGAPVWVQLVSTDVVHGFSLPHFRVKLDAIPGRVNQTWFQAAREGTWEVACYQHCGTSHYRMRGVLQAMSPESYASWLREAGRQAEQSFDADDSAAQWGWEWKAP; from the coding sequence GTGAGCGAAGCCACCGGGAGCGCACCCCCGACGGGCGCCGCTGCCTCGCCTGTCACCTCGGGACGCGAAGCGGACTCCGCGCTCCTGCCCGTGGACGTGGAGCGCCCGTCCGCCGCGACTCCGGATACCTCGCGCGGAGCGTGGACGCTGTCGCTCCCCGAGGACGCGAGCGCGCACGGACATCGCATCGACACCCTGCTCGCCTGGAGCCACCGCTTCGAGCTGATGCTCGTGGTGGTGGCGCTCGGGTGGATGGTGCTCGCGGCCTGGCGCTTCCATCAGGCGAAGCGGGCCGCTCCGGACGGAGGCACCCGGCGCTCGCGGGCCTGGGTGCTGGGGCTGGCGCTGGGCGCCTTCGCCGTGGTGGACGGGACGCTGCTGCTGGGCTCGGAGGGCTACCTGCGGGACGTGCTGTGGAACTTCCACGTGCCCGCCGCCGACGCGCGCACGGTGCGGATTGAAGTCAACGCGCACCAGTGGTCCTGGGAGGCGCGCTACGCGGGCGAGGACGGCCGCTTCGGCACGCCTGACGACGTGGTGACGTGGAACGACCTCCGTGTCCCGGTGGGCGCGCCCGTCTGGGTGCAATTGGTGTCCACGGACGTGGTGCACGGCTTCTCGCTGCCGCACTTCCGCGTGAAGCTGGATGCGATTCCGGGACGGGTGAACCAGACGTGGTTCCAGGCCGCTCGCGAGGGGACGTGGGAGGTGGCCTGCTACCAGCACTGCGGCACCAGCCACTACCGGATGCGCGGCGTGCTCCAGGCCATGTCGCCAGAGTCCTACGCTTCCTGGCTGCGCGAGGCGGGACGGCAGGCCGAGCAGTCCTTCGACGCGGATGACAGCGCGGCCCAATGGGGCTGGGAGTGGAAGGCGCCGTGA